A region of Methanomicrobium sp. W14 DNA encodes the following proteins:
- a CDS encoding cobalt-precorrin-4/precorrin-4 C(11)-methyltransferase, with the protein MYTVYIVGAGCGDPELITVKGKKLLDKADVLIYAGSLVNPALVDECPAEEKYDSWGMKLEVMTKIMADAAKSGKTVVRLHSGDPSLYGAIIEQVALLEKDGIRTERVPGVSSMFGAAAALETQLTLRGVSESVIVTRPAGTTLKSDQITEMSRLGQTMVIFLGTEHMEEIFEKVECPPDTPAAVVYRATWPDQKVIKGTVSDVAEKARVAGIEKTALIIIGNVVDAVNSGYVNSYLYK; encoded by the coding sequence ATGTATACTGTATATATTGTCGGTGCCGGCTGCGGAGACCCGGAACTTATAACCGTAAAAGGAAAAAAGCTGCTTGACAAAGCCGATGTTCTTATTTATGCCGGCTCTCTTGTAAATCCTGCTCTTGTCGATGAATGCCCGGCAGAGGAGAAATACGACAGCTGGGGAATGAAGCTTGAAGTGATGACAAAGATAATGGCTGATGCGGCAAAATCAGGAAAAACCGTAGTAAGGCTTCATTCAGGCGACCCTTCACTTTACGGTGCTATAATCGAACAGGTAGCGCTTCTTGAAAAGGACGGCATTAGAACTGAGAGAGTTCCTGGTGTTTCGTCAATGTTCGGTGCAGCAGCGGCGCTTGAAACTCAGCTGACACTGCGTGGAGTATCCGAATCCGTAATTGTGACAAGACCTGCCGGGACGACACTTAAATCCGACCAGATAACCGAGATGTCAAGGCTCGGCCAGACTATGGTTATCTTCCTGGGTACCGAGCATATGGAGGAAATTTTTGAAAAAGTCGAGTGCCCTCCCGATACTCCTGCCGCAGTCGTATACAGGGCGACATGGCCTGACCAGAAAGTAATAAAAGGCACTGTCTCTGACGTCGCGGAAAAGGCACGTGTGGCAGGCATAGAAAAGACGGCCCTAATAATAATCGGGAACGTTGTTGACGCGGTTAATTCCGGTTACGTAAACTCATACCTTTACAAATGA
- the cobJ gene encoding precorrin-3B C(17)-methyltransferase: MQSSGKGKLYIVGTGPGSIPYLTKRAIEAVEESEYIIGNDFYLNLIKDRLEGKEVIWSSMGKEVERARKCIEIAKEHVISMVSGGDPGIYGMAGIVLEVLEHDGTDIEFEVVPGVTAATAAASRVGSPLSGDYVTISLSDLLTPLEVIEKRLELAFQMDIPVVLYNPKSRGRPDNLSIALSIALKYKKEETPVAVVKNACREGEETTYITLKGLFNNNSYVDMHSVVIIGGAKSRFMNIGERKGIITPRGYERKYVY; encoded by the coding sequence TTGCAATCGTCAGGTAAAGGTAAATTATACATTGTAGGCACAGGTCCGGGAAGCATCCCATATCTTACAAAAAGAGCCATTGAAGCGGTAGAGGAATCAGAATATATTATAGGAAACGACTTCTACCTGAATCTCATAAAAGACAGGCTTGAAGGCAAAGAAGTAATCTGGAGCTCAATGGGAAAGGAAGTTGAAAGGGCCAGAAAATGCATTGAGATTGCAAAGGAGCATGTCATATCGATGGTAAGTGGCGGGGACCCCGGCATCTACGGCATGGCGGGAATCGTACTCGAGGTGCTTGAGCATGACGGGACTGACATTGAATTTGAAGTTGTACCTGGCGTAACTGCTGCAACCGCAGCGGCGTCAAGGGTCGGCTCACCGCTTTCCGGCGACTATGTCACGATATCACTGTCAGACCTTCTGACACCTCTTGAAGTTATAGAAAAAAGGCTTGAACTGGCTTTTCAGATGGATATCCCAGTCGTTCTCTACAACCCGAAAAGCCGCGGCAGACCCGACAACCTCTCGATAGCACTTTCAATAGCTCTGAAATACAAAAAAGAGGAAACGCCGGTTGCTGTTGTCAAAAACGCATGCAGGGAGGGTGAAGAGACCACCTACATCACTCTGAAAGGACTTTTTAATAACAACAGTTACGTTGACATGCACTCTGTTGTTATAATCGGAGGAGCCAAGTCACGCTTCATGAATATAGGAGAAAGAAAAGGAATTATAACACCGAGGGGCTATGAAAGAAAATACGTATATTGA
- a CDS encoding energy-coupling factor ABC transporter substrate-binding protein: protein MKYKIEILTLVAVIIFIAMFAYLNAQMSAEGVEGWAGSDDVGSEMIESLGYHPWIDNSDYTFVPPSGEIESCLFALQAAFGGLLIGYVFGAWGAERRLKKNSN, encoded by the coding sequence ATGAAATATAAAATCGAGATCCTCACTTTGGTAGCTGTGATTATTTTCATAGCTATGTTTGCCTATCTGAACGCCCAGATGAGTGCAGAAGGAGTAGAAGGCTGGGCAGGTTCAGATGACGTCGGATCAGAGATGATTGAGTCACTTGGCTATCATCCGTGGATTGATAACTCTGACTACACGTTTGTTCCCCCGTCAGGTGAAATAGAGTCATGTCTTTTTGCGCTTCAGGCAGCATTCGGAGGCCTTCTTATAGGATACGTATTTGGGGCATGGGGAGCTGAAAGAAGACTTAAGAAAAACTCCAACTAA
- a CDS encoding cobalt-precorrin-7 (C(5))-methyltransferase, whose protein sequence is MKIIGAGCGPGLLTEEAIENIRNANLIYGSGRAIDICRKYIGPKCEVHEITDYKGLKTLPENAVVLSTGDPMLAGLGYLKGEIVTGISSMQYAFAKLRISLTKAVVVNAHGKDHEEAMKNAEEEIERGHIVFLIADPDFDTKRLCKKFTESGKDGIKVSVCEDLGYENERISTGSAESPPEPKSSLYVLIAGRY, encoded by the coding sequence ATGAAAATTATTGGTGCAGGGTGCGGGCCCGGACTTCTCACGGAAGAGGCCATAGAAAACATCCGTAATGCAAATCTCATATACGGCTCGGGAAGGGCAATAGATATCTGCAGGAAATATATAGGTCCAAAATGTGAGGTCCACGAGATAACAGATTATAAAGGCCTTAAAACACTCCCTGAAAATGCCGTAGTGCTTTCCACGGGAGACCCGATGCTTGCAGGCCTGGGGTATCTCAAAGGTGAAATTGTCACAGGCATATCCTCAATGCAGTATGCATTTGCAAAACTGAGGATTTCCCTAACAAAAGCGGTTGTCGTGAATGCTCACGGAAAAGACCACGAAGAAGCAATGAAGAATGCTGAAGAAGAGATTGAAAGAGGACACATCGTATTTCTTATAGCCGACCCGGATTTTGATACAAAAAGACTGTGCAAAAAATTTACGGAATCAGGTAAAGATGGTATAAAGGTCTCGGTATGTGAAGACCTTGGATACGAAAACGAAAGAATTTCCACGGGTTCGGCAGAAAGCCCGCCTGAACCTAAAAGCAGTCTTTATGTGCTTATAGCCGGCAGATACTAG
- a CDS encoding precorrin-8X methylmutase, giving the protein MKENTYIDPGADTKEGYKISSTSRGIARSIIGNKTPEDRIRQRCAISVGDFIMADLMEFKNDPIKAGLKALENKAPIIADIRMVQTGIRKKEHESEVLCALDFGSGISSEKGITRSSAGFIALKERLNGSIIVIGNAPSALISVCKMIDEGIKPALIIGSAVGFVNAKESKELLRTKDVPSISNRGTRGGTPPAVAALNEIITMYIEKKSA; this is encoded by the coding sequence ATGAAAGAAAATACGTATATTGATCCGGGAGCAGACACAAAAGAAGGTTACAAAATCTCCTCGACAAGCAGGGGTATAGCCAGAAGCATCATCGGAAACAAAACACCTGAAGACAGGATAAGACAAAGGTGCGCCATATCCGTCGGGGATTTTATAATGGCTGACCTGATGGAGTTCAAAAACGACCCCATAAAAGCAGGACTGAAAGCCCTTGAAAACAAAGCTCCGATAATAGCCGACATAAGAATGGTGCAGACCGGAATAAGGAAAAAAGAGCATGAAAGTGAAGTTTTGTGTGCACTTGACTTCGGTTCCGGCATCTCGTCAGAGAAGGGAATCACCAGAAGCTCGGCCGGGTTCATCGCGTTAAAGGAGAGGCTTAACGGGTCCATTATCGTTATAGGAAACGCACCTTCCGCACTGATATCTGTCTGCAAAATGATAGATGAAGGTATTAAACCCGCACTTATTATAGGAAGCGCCGTAGGGTTTGTCAATGCAAAAGAGTCAAAAGAGCTTCTCAGGACAAAGGACGTCCCTTCAATATCAAACCGGGGGACAAGAGGAGGAACGCCCCCTGCAGTCGCTGCACTGAACGAAATCATAACAATGTACATCGAAAAAAAATCCGCATGA
- the cbiG gene encoding cobalt-precorrin 5A hydrolase: MKETVVISLKQFSEDSKNLAGSINADYLPYKKEVFIEAFGKYKKIVAVMSAGIAVRGISGLLKDKWTDPCVVVVSPDLKFAVPILGGHHGGNELAKEMSELGIIPVITTATETRGLMSVESVAENIGRQVLNKDSTREVNAAVLKGTIPKYVLTGPAIALVEPSVSVLLRKGEYIAGVGCRRGVTESEVLEALNRAFEISGVKQDEIFAYTTTKLKEDEKGLISAIGKTGGTLVFLDDDIINAEKPESPSRASDKIGLNSVAESAALALSKRKEIVMKKHIFGRVTVAIVR, from the coding sequence ATGAAGGAAACAGTTGTAATCTCTCTAAAACAGTTCAGCGAAGATTCGAAGAACCTTGCAGGCTCTATTAATGCAGATTATCTCCCCTACAAAAAGGAAGTCTTTATAGAGGCATTCGGGAAATACAAAAAAATTGTAGCTGTTATGTCTGCAGGAATAGCAGTCAGGGGAATTTCAGGACTCCTTAAGGATAAATGGACAGACCCGTGTGTTGTCGTCGTAAGCCCTGACCTGAAGTTTGCAGTCCCAATCCTGGGCGGTCACCACGGCGGAAACGAACTTGCAAAAGAGATGTCAGAACTTGGGATTATACCTGTTATCACAACGGCGACCGAGACCAGGGGGCTTATGTCTGTGGAATCTGTTGCTGAAAATATAGGTAGGCAAGTCCTGAACAAAGACTCAACACGTGAAGTAAATGCGGCAGTCCTGAAAGGGACGATTCCAAAATATGTGCTTACAGGTCCGGCAATAGCCCTAGTTGAACCGTCAGTCTCCGTTCTTTTAAGAAAAGGAGAATACATAGCAGGTGTCGGGTGCAGAAGAGGAGTCACAGAAAGTGAAGTCCTTGAAGCACTAAACAGGGCTTTTGAAATTTCCGGTGTAAAGCAGGACGAGATATTCGCCTATACAACTACAAAGCTAAAGGAGGACGAAAAAGGTCTTATATCAGCAATCGGGAAAACCGGAGGTACTCTTGTTTTTCTTGATGATGATATCATAAATGCGGAAAAGCCGGAATCGCCCTCAAGGGCATCGGACAAAATCGGCCTCAACAGTGTAGCCGAGTCGGCCGCACTTGCATTATCAAAAAGAAAGGAAATAGTTATGAAAAAACATATCTTCGGGAGGGTTACAGTTGCAATCGTCAGGTAA
- a CDS encoding cobalt-factor II C(20)-methyltransferase yields the protein MLIAVGIGPGDPELLTVKAVKLIKDADQVFVPGNVAKDIISPYRKDPVVLSFPMTSDEGYIRECMHKNADLIAPVAEKGLAVFCILGDPNFYGTFGRLCGIIDEKYPSVEYGTVPGISSITSFASAAGVSVNGGIFITDGSPESSRIFLKVKEPRKVIESLKTEGFREFVLAEKIFMKDQKIYRNEKIPEKSAYFSVMFARK from the coding sequence ATGCTAATCGCAGTGGGAATCGGACCCGGAGACCCGGAGCTTCTGACAGTAAAGGCCGTGAAACTGATTAAAGATGCTGATCAGGTATTTGTTCCCGGAAACGTTGCAAAAGATATAATCTCACCCTACAGAAAAGACCCTGTGGTCTTGTCTTTTCCAATGACATCTGATGAAGGGTATATCAGGGAATGCATGCACAAAAATGCTGATCTGATAGCCCCGGTTGCAGAAAAAGGGCTTGCCGTATTCTGCATATTAGGTGACCCGAATTTTTACGGAACATTCGGGAGACTCTGCGGAATAATCGATGAGAAGTACCCGTCGGTTGAATACGGAACAGTGCCCGGTATAAGTTCAATCACATCTTTTGCATCCGCTGCCGGTGTCAGTGTCAACGGTGGCATATTCATAACAGACGGGTCTCCCGAGAGCTCCAGGATTTTTCTGAAAGTCAAAGAGCCGCGAAAAGTCATTGAGTCCCTCAAAACGGAAGGTTTCAGGGAATTTGTTCTTGCAGAAAAAATATTTATGAAAGATCAGAAAATTTACAGAAATGAGAAAATCCCTGAAAAAAGTGCATATTTCAGCGTAATGTTTGCAAGGAAGTGA
- a CDS encoding cobalt-precorrin-5B (C(1))-methyltransferase, with protein MVTDPVTGYKYPEEWEKACKNPESLELVRRGLGVLTSKGEVLKRGFTTGTTAAAACRAAVLSLKDPVDSVMITLPCSLSFSVEAQGRNGTGKSLKYSGDYKNDITSGILFCAKASPSDCGIKINAGEGIGRLDRDTPRYKKGSPAISKTAMDCIVSSVREAVADTGLKGVTVTLTIPKGKETAQKTLNPKIGILGGISVLGSTGLVEPWDDHLTESVAERIKGHDLIVITTGRVGLRVSRLLFPDYETVLVGKYIQKGIDAASESKEIIICGLPALIIKFIDPNILKGTDYRTVEELSMSPEWDMLSQKVLHRYKKEKPYIRVVIVNREGHIIGDSG; from the coding sequence ATGGTAACAGATCCTGTAACCGGATATAAATACCCGGAAGAATGGGAAAAAGCATGCAAAAACCCGGAAAGTCTTGAACTTGTAAGAAGAGGTCTGGGAGTCCTGACCTCAAAAGGTGAAGTGCTTAAAAGGGGATTTACAACAGGGACAACAGCCGCCGCGGCATGCAGGGCGGCAGTATTGTCACTGAAAGATCCGGTAGACTCGGTTATGATAACCCTGCCGTGCAGTCTTTCCTTCAGTGTAGAGGCACAGGGAAGAAACGGGACAGGCAAAAGCCTCAAGTACTCGGGCGACTATAAAAACGATATCACCTCAGGTATTCTTTTCTGTGCAAAAGCAAGTCCTTCAGACTGCGGCATAAAAATAAATGCCGGAGAAGGGATAGGAAGGCTTGACAGGGACACTCCTAGATACAAGAAGGGTTCACCTGCAATAAGCAAAACCGCGATGGACTGCATTGTTTCATCTGTCAGGGAAGCAGTGGCAGATACAGGCCTGAAAGGAGTAACGGTTACCCTTACCATTCCAAAAGGAAAAGAGACCGCACAAAAGACACTCAACCCGAAAATAGGAATACTTGGGGGAATATCGGTTCTCGGGTCAACAGGTCTTGTCGAACCGTGGGACGACCACCTGACGGAATCGGTTGCAGAGAGAATAAAAGGGCATGACCTTATCGTTATAACAACAGGACGTGTCGGCCTGAGAGTTTCAAGACTTCTCTTTCCTGACTATGAGACAGTACTAGTAGGCAAATACATACAGAAAGGAATAGATGCAGCGTCAGAGTCAAAAGAAATAATTATCTGCGGTCTGCCTGCCCTCATCATCAAGTTCATCGACCCCAACATCCTGAAAGGTACTGATTACAGGACAGTGGAAGAACTCAGCATGTCCCCGGAATGGGACATGCTGTCACAGAAGGTCCTCCACAGATACAAAAAAGAAAAGCCATATATAAGAGTGGTTATTGTAAACCGTGAAGGTCATATAATTGGTGATTCGGGATGA
- the cbiQ gene encoding cobalt ECF transporter T component CbiQ, producing MYYEFLEDVAQTNRLRDVHPVIKIILGLGCILIAVSSQSIIAPLFIVFTISFATIFLAGIDVGLYRKLLMIPVGFAVIGVLVILFMRNSGDTVFSYPLFGSIVLTVSTGSINESLLILSRVFAGMCSLFFISLTTPVTETFQLAAKCHIPNELIDLSMLIYRFIFVFIEQAEQIYNAQVMRLGYGNLKEGIDCFGMMSGALFINTWDAGENLLRAMDSRCYDGKFALLDDDVKFSYSSFVCVIIYLIVVIAIAVATSGYTVFGVN from the coding sequence ATGTATTATGAGTTTCTTGAGGATGTTGCACAGACAAACAGGTTGCGTGACGTTCATCCTGTTATTAAAATAATTCTCGGACTCGGCTGTATTCTTATAGCAGTGTCGTCACAAAGCATTATAGCTCCATTGTTCATTGTTTTTACAATAAGTTTTGCCACGATATTTCTTGCCGGAATAGATGTTGGTCTCTACAGAAAACTTCTTATGATTCCTGTAGGTTTTGCTGTAATAGGCGTTCTTGTAATATTGTTTATGAGAAACAGCGGAGATACTGTTTTCAGCTATCCTCTGTTTGGCAGTATTGTTCTGACAGTATCAACAGGAAGCATTAACGAGAGTCTTCTGATATTGTCGCGTGTTTTTGCCGGAATGTGTTCACTCTTTTTTATTTCGCTTACAACTCCTGTAACTGAAACTTTCCAGCTTGCGGCAAAATGCCATATTCCTAATGAGCTTATTGATCTTTCAATGCTTATATACAGGTTTATTTTTGTTTTCATCGAGCAGGCTGAACAGATATACAATGCGCAGGTTATGAGGCTTGGGTACGGAAATCTTAAGGAAGGAATAGACTGCTTTGGTATGATGTCGGGAGCACTGTTTATAAATACGTGGGATGCAGGAGAGAATCTGCTGAGAGCCATGGATTCAAGGTGTTATGACGGGAAATTCGCGCTTCTTGATGATGACGTTAAATTTTCGTATTCCTCGTTTGTGTGCGTTATAATATACCTTATAGTTGTAATTGCCATAGCTGTTGCAACGTCAGGCTATACTGTTTTTGGAGTGAACTGA
- a CDS encoding energy-coupling factor ABC transporter ATP-binding protein has translation MNSPIIELKGVSYKYSRGPKALDNVSFSVNKGEKVALVGPNGAGKSTLLLMLNGMLKPGSGEILFNGEPVCYDRKNLRELRQRVGFVFQNPDTQIIAPTVFQDVAFGPVNLGMPGDEVKKAVSDSLLSVGLKDFERRPPQQLSGGEKKRVAMAGILAMNPDVLVFDEPTSALDPAGSEDIMELLDEMHIEGRTIIISTHDVELAYPWADRIILMQSGAVISMGAPGEVFKDKKLIKSAKLSMPILLELYEGLVERGMPQSENLPKSVLDFIHALTVNGYAGEKTAKEDCGVIYLLNSDKIDTGDIKPMISGYGISAVGAMGSGAKMMAGIENIDLDFTYGVIDKCLLKSINHKNSMIITSGGMVKRVHERIAEFNRESLMGISLVDCEVPRE, from the coding sequence ATGAATAGTCCCATAATTGAATTAAAAGGCGTCAGCTACAAATATTCCCGTGGACCCAAAGCGCTTGATAATGTAAGTTTCAGCGTGAATAAAGGTGAGAAAGTAGCCCTTGTCGGGCCGAACGGAGCCGGAAAGTCCACTCTTTTGCTGATGCTAAACGGCATGTTGAAACCTGGTTCCGGAGAGATTTTATTCAACGGCGAGCCGGTATGCTACGACAGAAAAAATCTCCGTGAACTGAGACAAAGAGTGGGTTTCGTCTTTCAGAACCCTGATACCCAGATAATTGCGCCGACAGTCTTTCAGGACGTGGCATTCGGCCCTGTCAACCTTGGGATGCCGGGTGATGAGGTTAAAAAAGCCGTCAGCGATTCTCTTTTAAGTGTCGGGCTGAAAGACTTTGAGAGGCGCCCTCCGCAACAGTTAAGCGGCGGTGAAAAAAAGCGTGTTGCGATGGCCGGCATACTTGCGATGAACCCGGACGTCCTGGTATTCGACGAACCTACGAGTGCTCTTGACCCGGCGGGCTCCGAGGACATTATGGAGCTTCTGGACGAGATGCACATCGAAGGCCGGACAATTATAATCTCAACCCATGATGTTGAACTCGCATACCCGTGGGCTGACAGGATTATTCTCATGCAAAGTGGTGCAGTTATTTCAATGGGGGCTCCGGGAGAGGTCTTCAAAGACAAAAAACTTATTAAATCCGCAAAACTGTCAATGCCTATTCTTCTTGAGCTTTACGAAGGCCTTGTCGAGAGAGGAATGCCGCAGTCTGAAAATCTGCCAAAGTCTGTCCTTGATTTTATACATGCCTTAACGGTAAACGGCTATGCAGGAGAAAAGACAGCAAAGGAGGACTGTGGAGTTATTTATCTTCTTAATTCCGACAAAATTGACACCGGAGACATAAAACCCATGATATCCGGATACGGCATTTCGGCTGTAGGGGCAATGGGTTCAGGGGCAAAGATGATGGCCGGTATAGAAAATATAGATCTTGACTTTACGTACGGTGTTATTGACAAGTGTCTCCTGAAGTCCATAAATCATAAAAATTCAATGATAATAACTTCAGGAGGAATGGTTAAGAGAGTTCATGAAAGAATTGCTGAATTCAACAGGGAAAGTCTGATGGGAATCTCGCTTGTTGATTGCGAAGTACCCCGGGAATAA